One Synechocystis sp. LKSZ1 genomic window, GATTATTCGTCCCGCTTTTACCTTGGGAGGAACCGGGGGCGGCATTGCCTATAACCAGGAAGAATATGAAACCATGGCCCAGTACGGTCTGGAACAGTCGCCAGTGAGCCAAATCCTGGTGGAAAAATCCCTCTTGGGTTGGAAAGAGTACGAGCTAGAGGTGATGCGAGACCTGGCGGATAACGTGGTAATTATCTGCTCCATTGAGAACTTTGACCCCATGGGGGTGCATACGGGCGATTCTATTACTGTGGCCCCGGCCCAAACTTTGACGGATAAGGAATACCAGCGCCTGCGAGACTATTCCAAGGCCATTATTCGGGAAATTGGCGTAGAAACCGGCGGCTCCAACATTCAATTTTCGGTGAATCCCGCCAATGGCGATGTGATCGTGATTGAAATGAACCCCCGCGTTTCCCGTTCCTCGGCCCTGGCCTCTAAGGCTACGGGCTTTCCTATTGCCAAGTTTGCAGCCAAATTGGCCGTGGGCTATACCCTCAACGAAATTTCCAACGACATTACTCAGAAAACGCCCGCGTCCTTTGAACCCACCATTGATTATGTGGTGACGAAAATTCCTCGCTTTGCCTTCGAGAAATTCCCCGGTTCCCAACCTATTCTCACTACCCAAATGAAGTCCGTGGGTGAGGCCATGGCCATTGGCCGTACCTTTCAAGAATCTTTTCAAAAGGCCCTGCGCTCCCTAGAAACCGGCCGCTTTGGCTTCGGTTGTGACCGCAAAGAAACCCTGCCTACCCTGGCCCAAGTCCGTTCCCACCTGCGTACCCCCAATCCCGAACGGGTCTTTTCTCTGCACCAGGCCCTGACCCTGGGGATGAACGTCGAGGAGATCCATGAATTAACAGCTATTGACCTCTGGTTCCTGGATAAATTGCAGGAACTCGTCGAAACTGAAAAATTCCTCAAGCAACGATCCTTGACGGCCCTGACGGCCGAACAAATGCGCGAGATTAAGCAACAGGGTTTTAGTGACCGCCAAATTGCTTTTGCCACCAAAACGACGGAAGACGAAGTACGAGCCTACCGTAAATCCCTGGGAATTGTGCCGGTCTATAAAATGGTGGACACCTGTGCGGCGGAATTTGAGGCCCTGACGCCCTACTACTATTCCACCTACGAGCCAGAAGAAAGCGAAGTCCTCCCTTCTGATAAACCCAAAGTCATGATTCTCGGGGGCGGCCCCAACCGTATTGGGCAGGGAATTGAATTTGATTACTGCTGTTGCCACGCGGCCTTTTCCCTGAGTGATGCAGGCTATGAAACCATCATGGTCAACTCCAATCCAGAAACCGTTTCCACCGACTACGACACCAGCGACCGCCTCTATTTTGAACCCCTGACCAAGGAAGATGTGCTTAACATCATCGAAGCGGAAAACCCCGTGGGGGTGATTGTGCAATTTGGGGGCCAGACTCCCTTAAAACTCGCCGTTCCCCTACAAAAATACCTGAGTAGCCCTGATTGCCCCGTCCAAACAAAAATTTGGGGAACGTCTCCCGACTCCATTGATACTGCCGAAGACCGGGAACGCTTTGAGCAGATTTTGCATACTCTCCAGATTAACCAACCCCCCAACGGGATTGCCCGCAGTTACGCAGAATCTCGGGTCGTGGCCAATCGCATTGGTTATCCTGTCGTTGTACGACCTTCCTACGTCCTCGGGGGCCGGGCCATGGAAATTGTCTATTCCGATGAAGAACTAGAACGTTACATGGTCTATGCCGTACAAATCGAACCGGATCACCCCATCTTAATCGATAAATTCCTGGAAAATGCCATTGAAGTGGATGTGGATTCCATCACTGACCAGACGGGCCAGGTGATTATCGGTGGCATTATGGAACACATCGAAGAAGCGGGGATTCACTCCGGCGACTCGGCCTGCTCCATTCCCTACACTAGTCTGTCGGATAACGTTGTTGCCACCATTCGCCAATGGACTCAACAATTGGCCAAGGCCCTGAACGTGGTGGGCCTGATGAATATTCAGTACGCTGTTCAGGGGGAACAAGTCTATATTCTAGAGGCGAATCCCCGCGCCTCCCGCACCGTCCCCTACGTTTCCAAAGCCACTGGTGTTCCCCTAGCTAAAATCGCCTCCCTGGTGATGTCGGGCAAAACCCTAGCGGAATTGGGAATGACTGAAGAACCCCAACTGCGCCATGTTGCTGTAAAAGAGGCCGTCCTGCCCTTTGCCAAATTCCCTGGGGCCGATACCCTGCTGGGGCCAGAAATGCGCTCCACCGGCGAAGTGATGGGTATTGATACGGACTTTGGTAAGGCTTTTGCGAAGGCCGAATTGGGGGCCGGCGTTGACCTGGCCACCACGGGCACGGTCTTTGTCTCCATGAACGACCGGACGAAGGCTGCCGCTGTCCCCGTTGTTCGCGATTTACTGGAGTTGGGCTTTAAAGTGGTTGCCACAGCGGGAACCCAGAAAATCCTAGCCGAAAATGGCATTGAAGGCATTGAAGTGGTACTAAAACTCCATGAAGGCCGGCCCCACGTTTTGGACTGGATTAAAAATAATTGGATTCAGTTCATTATCAATACGCCCAGCGGTGAGGAATCCCAACTGGATGGCCGCACAATTCGTCGGGCCGCCGTGGACTACAAATTACCGATTATCACCACCATTGCTGGGGCCAAGGCCACCGTGGCCGCGATCAAAAGTTTGCAGACCCATCCCCTAGAGGTCAAGGCCCTGCAGGACTATTTGTAGGCGAATCTGTTCCAGGCACCATCTTGCCTAAGGAGATAGCTCTCACGACTGCCGGTTGGAATCGTTACGGCTGACGCCAGAACGGTGTACGGCTCTGGTCTCAAAATAGCCTGCTGCCTCAAGCAGACTGTTTTGTCGCAATCTGGGCTAAGTTAGCCTGGATGGTCTGGACGTCTAGATTTTTGCCGATAAACACCAATTGGGTTTGGCGGGTTTCTCCAGGTTGCCAGCGTCGGTCGTAGAAACTATCGAGGTTGGCCCCGACCCCCTGGATCACGAGACGCATGGGCTTACTGGGCACAGAAACAAAGCCCTTGATGCGGTAAATTTCCTGCTGTTGTACCAGTTGCTGTAGGTGTGCAATCAGGCCCTGGGGGTCGTAGGCCTGGTCAGAGACAAACTGAGTAGACTGAATTTCATCATCGTGGTCGTGGTCTTCCTCGTGGTCGTGATGGCTGGGGCGTTCGCTCAAATTATCTTCCACGGCAGCCTGGAAACCTAGGAGGATATCAGGATTGATTACTCCTTGCTGACAGGGAATAATTTTGACCCCAGGCCGGAGTTCCTGCTTGAGCCATTTTTCAACGGTCTGACGTTGCGGTGCTTGGAGTTGGTCAGTTTTGGTTAAGAGTACCAAGTCCGCACAGGCTAGTTGATCTTCAAAAAGTTCTTCTAGAGGCGTTTCATGATCTAAATTAGGGTCAGCTTGCCGTTGCTGGAGCAGGGCCGCTAAATCACCCACCAATTGGCCCTGGGCCAGGGCCTGACCATCTACCACCGTAATCACCCCGTCCACCGTAGCGTATTGCCGAATATCCGGCCAACGAAAGGCCTGTACTAAGGGTTTGGGCAAGGCCAAGCCAGAAGTTTCAATAACGATGCAATCCAGTTCCTCGCGCCGTTGGAGCAGGGCCTGCATCACTGGATAAAATTCCTCCTGCACTGTACAGCAGAGGCAACCATTGGTAAGTTCAATAATTTGACTGCTGGGATTTACGGATTCCGTCTCGTCATCGCAGACTTGACAGGACTTGAGCAATTCTCCATCAATGCCAACATCGCCAAACTCATTCACCAAAACAGCAATCCGCCGCCCTTGGTTATTTTGCAGGAGATGACGAACGAGGGTCGTTTTTCCTGCGCCCAGAAAACCTGTGATTACCGTAACCGGAATTTTAGTCATTATTGCTGTTTAAGATGAAATGGAGATGATTTTGTCCCCCTCGTCCATGACGAAGAGAAGGCTTGGGGGTAAAGGCTAAAATAATTTGCGCACCTTGGGCAACATGGCGACAAGCTTTTAACTGACATGGCGTTCCCTACAATAACCCATCCATCAGGGCCAGGATCTCCTCTGTTTCTGGTGTCAGAGCGTCGGGCTGGGGAGTCCGTTGCTGATGGGCCATCCAGAGGTCTCTTAAGGCAATTAACTTCAAACTGTTTTCAGCGAAGGTTTGGGCAATGGCCAAGGCCCCGGCGAGATAGCCGGTGGCACCGAGATCCATCATGGCGGAGCGACGCAGTTGTAGGTCAGGGCCTTGCAAAGCTTGAATCAGACGTTCCGCGTAGGTCGGGGCAAGGGTCAATTGATAAAGAGCCCGGGCGGCCGCGTACTGTACCTTAGGGGCAAAATGATCGAGAAATGGTTCTAGCTGAGGAACCGCTTCCTTGGCCTGGAGAGTTCCCAGGGCCTCTAGAATGGCCTCGTAGGGCTGGGCCAGATGGGGTTTACCGGGCACCAATTGTGCTGCTTCAACGCCACCAGCCAATAAGTTGAGGAGGGCCGGAATGGCCTGAGAGTCCTGTAATTCTCCCAAGGCTCGTACTGCCGCTTCGCGGACGTAGTAATCGTCGCAATCTAGGGCCTGGATTAGGGCCGGAACCACCGTCGGGTCGGCTAATTTACCCAAGGCCTTAGCCGCATTACGTCGCAAAGGATAGCCGCCATCGGGAGAGCGGTCGGTCTCATCCTGTAGGGCCGCGACGAGAGCGGCAATTGCAGTGGGGTCGGTCACGCGAAAACGGCCAATCCACCAGGCCGCATAGTAGCGAGCACTGGGATCTTCCGTCTGTTGTAGATTGGTCAAAGCCTGTTCGACGGTATAAGCGGCAGAAACGTCGGTCATTGTTTAGGAGGCAGTCGGATTGTTTAAATTAAACAGGAAGGGGATGGCCCCTTGGTTTTTATCTCCGCCCAGCACAAGAACGTTGGGCATTTGGGCCCCACCTTCCCGCCAGGCCTCAATGGCCTCTTTTTGTAACACCAGTTCTCCCCCCTGGGCCTTCAGGGTTTCCGCCAAGAGCCGTTGGGCCTCGGCCTTCCCTTTGGCGCGATTAACATCTGCCTGGGCCTGTTGCTCTGCTTCCTGCGCCACATAGACGGCCCGCTGGGCTCGCTGTTCGGCGATTTGTTTTTCTTCCACGGCCCGGGCAAATTCCGGAGAAAAATTGAGGTCTACTACACTCGTATCCAGAACAATAATACCGTACTTTTCTAAGCGGGAATCCAGGGCCATATCAAAATCCTCTTTTAATTCGGAGCGCTTGGTAATAGCCTCTTCCACCGTCCGCCGTGCCGCCGCAATCTTAAAAGACTCCTGAGTCTGGGGGGCAATAATTTTGGCTACGATATTTTGTAAAGACCCTTGGGTGCGTCGAATATTGACAACCTGAGTCGGGTCGAGACGGAAATTAATGGCAAAGCTGGCCGAGAGGTCTTGCAGATCTTTTGTCGAGCTTTGGGCCGGCACTTCAAACTTTTGTACCGTCACATCATAGATATCCACAGAGGATACAAAAGGGGGCTTATAATGCAGACCTTCTAGTAACGCCCCATCCTGAGCCTTACCCAAGATACTTAAAACCCCAGCTTGACCAGGGTTAATAATCACAAAAGCATTCAAGGCAATTAAGACCAGGAGGGCCGCAAGAATGCCTCCCACAATGGGCTGCCAGCTTTCGGCAGAGGATTTCCGCATAATGTTGTCCTTAATACAATGGCAAGGTAATGCTCTCCCATGCTGACAGAGAATTGGGGCGCTAGGCAAGCCCGAACCCCTTGGGATGGCATGATTGACCGGAAGAAACTTCGACCAATCTAGAGTCGGGTAATGCGAACGGGGATGCGACCATGATTTTTATTGGCGATACGTCGAAAGGCGGCACTGCTCAAATCGAGAGAACAAGCACAACGGTCTGTTACTGTGACAATAACAGAGCGGCCAGTTCTTTGATGGGTGACCCGTAGGCGGGTTCCTAGGGGATAGCGGGGATGGGCAGCAACATAGTGGTTGGGATTATAGGGTCTGCCATTGGCCATGCGTTTGCCAGCAAAACTAGGCCCGTAAAAGGTTGCGGTTTGGGCCGAAACGGATACAGGTAATGATAGAGTCAGCAAAATCGCTACGAGAAAAAGACGCAAATCAGATTTCCTCCAGAATTGTAAACAACGTCACGTTATTATACCTAGGCTTTTCTGTTTTTGCCGAGAGATGTAGTATTTTTGCTCTTTCCCCTTTGGGTCTGGCCCCCCATTTTGGGGGTCTAGAGACGACAATAGAAGTAGTCTCTAGGGAGTTTTCTGATGTTTAAGCCACTTATTCTCACTGTCCCCCTGGCCCTACTTACCTTGATAGGAATTGCCCATACAGCTAGCGCTGTCCCCTATCGTGTCTACTCCACCGGAAGCCCTGGATTCACCCGTGGGGTCGTGATTCCACCATCGAACAACCTGGGTTACGATGTCTATCGCTATCCCCAGGGCGGTTACTACCAGCAGCCGGGTAATAATTTCACTACAATTACCGATAACAATGTCTGGATGCCTTGTGTACGCAACCGAGGCTATTACCAAAACTATCCCTATCACTATCCTCGAGGTAATGCCTACCCGCCTTACAACCGAGGATATGCCAGGTGGTAACTCGGCCAGTCATTCCATGTGAACGATAGTAAAAAATTATCCCATTTTTTCCTGATTTGGCAGAGGGGCCGAATCGTCGGGGGAATGGTCTGTCAAAGCCAGACTTAATTGCACGTAGGGGAGAGTGGTCATCGTCGGAACGGGTGATTGTAGTCGTAGCCAAAAATCCTCTAGCCAGCCCTCAGAGCTTCCCGGTAATTGCCGGTCTCGTTCCAGCCATTGTTGCAGAACCGTTTCCCGACCATCCTGGGGCGGCACCAGACGATACACTCGCACCGATTTTTGGTTGAATCGCTTCCGTTTTAGGGGGGCCAGACCGTAGCCAATACAGTCCAAAAAGCGGCGTAGAATGGTGATCGGGCCCGCATTTTTAGCCAAGCCAATGCCCATTACGGTTTTAATATCCTGACGATTGCGCAGGGCGATCTCCGCCAGACGTTGTAGATCCGCATCAAGGGCGCAGAGCTCCCGTTGGGGATTGGCGAGGAGAATAGGGAGTCCCAAGACGTCTAGGGTGCCAATTTTGGCCCCGAGCTGGGAGCCGTTGAAGTCGGGGAGAAAAAGACTGCCGTGGCCCTGATCGATCAGCGTCCGGGCGATCTTGGTATCCCGGTCAGCGAGGTAGGGACGACCGAGGGTGAGAAAGTAATGCAGGCGAATTCTTTGATACCAGCCCTGATCATCCTTCTGAACCAGTTCTGGGGTCACGGGTACCCCATAGCGTTGCTGGAGTTCGTAGCGACGCAGGGCGTGACGCTCGTTAGGACTTTTGATTAATCGTTTTTTCAAGGCCTCGAAGTCCTCGACACTTAGTAAAGGCGCCGTGGCAATGGCCTCGCATTCGGCCTGGTAATTTTGCTCACGCACGGCCTGGATGGCTTCGGCTAATTGTTGACTACCGGGTAGTGGCTCTTGGTTAGAGGAATCATTGTCTTCTTTGGCCCCCTGGGACTGGGGCGGGGGGGGATAGCCCAGGAGTTGGTGGCCTTCCTGTTGGAGCAGGGCCAATACCGAGTCTCGATAGTGGATCATGGCTGCATTGACACGGACGGCCATTCGGGCCCAACAGAGGAGGGATTCTGCTTGAAAGCCGGTATCCAAATCATCGAGATCCGCCAGATCGGCCTGTTGGAGCAGGCGAATATTTAAGTCCGTTAAGCGTTGGCCCGAGGTCAACAGGGCCGGTATGGAAGTGGAGCCGTTGCCCACCTGATTAAAGCCGTAGCTGGCTACCCAGAGATAGCGGGGAATATTTTCTCGAATTCGGCCCAGGGCCTGGCAAACGGAGGTGGCGGTCTGGACTCCCTGGGCAATGGCCCAAACAGCGGTAAAGTGGCCCTTGAGGTCAATACTGACACCGGTTTCAATGGCCGGGCTAGCCAATACTACATCGTATTGGGGTAGTAGATCATTTAATTGGGACACGGCATTATAGGCGGGGTGGCTGGGGTCAGAAAGGGATTCTGCATCTAACCGCAGGATCTTGACTTGGGGAAATTGTCGCTGGAGATAGGCTTCGAGGTTGCGGGTTCCCCAGGCACTGGTGAGCTTTTGGGCCGATAGGCAGACAAATGGCCGGCCCCCATCTCGAATGTGTTGTACCAGATGCTTGACTAGGCGACGGGGATCATTTTCGCCGTAATGATAGACAGGCCAAGCCTCGGTACTATCAGGTTGCCAATCATTACAGATCAGGTAGGGATCAAGAGGAATCCCCGCCAGGGCCGTTAGGTAATCGAGGGATACATCGCTGAGATCGGCATCCGCCACGATTAAGCGGCCGTCACCACTCAGAGCCGTTTGCAGTAACTGCTTGAGGGATTTGAGAATGGCTACCCGGTGGGAGCGGCAAGTATCACCATTCAGAGCATGCCACAGTACCTGCTCCACTTCATCAATAATGATTAGGCTGTCGGCCCAACGTTTGGGGTTGAATTGGGCCTGGGATTGGGGATGGAGCGAGTCGATACAAAGCCCATAGCCGTAGATAGTTCCCTGGGGGCCATCTTTGACGTCAGTAACATAGTCTAAATTAAAGCGCTGACAGAGTTCCTGCACCAGACGAATACGATGGCCAATTAAGAGAACAGGGCGATGCTCTGCCATGGCCTGGCCCACCACTCGGCTTAGCCATTGGCTTTTTCCGGTTCCCTTGGGAGATTTCACGGCGATCAAGTTAGCAGAAGCCGGTAACGGCAGATCCGGAAGATAACGCGCCGTGAGGGCCAGGGACGGCCCATAGGTAAGGCGGTTAAAACTTTTGGCCTGCCACACCTCTAGGGACAGGGCCTGGTCATAAACCTGTTCCAAGATGGTTAGGCCCTGTTGGGCGATTAGGTCATCAATGCCTTTGCCCCAGACCGGATTCCAGGTCATGACCTTCACCAGACACTGATTTTGCTGGAACAAATAGCCCAGACGTCTAACAGCCAGGTGAACCTGTTGGATAGTTTTTGGCTTGGGGTCTTGGTCAAAAACAATGTAGATCGGTCGTTGGGGCACCGCCAACTTTTGCAGGGCCGGGATTAGATGGGATTTACCAATGCGTCGTCCTAGGGCATCCTTCGGAGTCCGGTAGCCACTGTGAACCCCTGGCAGAGCAATGGCCGCCAAGCCGGCTGTCAGTAAAGACCCAGCCTTTTTGGCCCCTTCGGTAATACAGAGAGGGATCTGGGGATTCTGCATGAGCCATTGCCAAAAACCCCCATCTTCTTGCTCTGGGTCTAGGTCTTCCGCTAGGATGGACAGCCCAGCCCGCTCAGCAATGCGTTGCCAAAGATGTAAAGGAACCCGCAAAGCAAAGAGGCCCGTCGGGGCCTGGGGAGGATGTTCATACTTGATCACCTTGCCCTTTTCCTGATGGATGCGAGGAGAGTTGGGCTTAAAACAGCCCCAGAGATCCCGCTCCCCCGATAGTAAATCAATACCTGAACACCACCAACCCCCAGCTACGGTATGTTCATAGCGATTGAGGATGGATTGACTGACCCGGCCGTCATTTCGCCGAGGCAACGTATCCGCGTACAGCAGATGCTCCGAAGCCTCGTTCCCCTGGAGAGAAGTCACGTTAAGATGAATAAGCTGGTCGTCAACACAGCTTGCCTGCCATTCCTGTAAGTAATCCATTGCCGGGCCTGCCTGAACCAATCAAGCACTATATATAGCGTGAGGGATTCCAATTCTAGGGCTAAAACGCTAAATGTGGAAGGAGCAAAATTTCACAAATTCAGTCAAAATCTGCCCTGATCACGAATAGGCAGAGGGCTAGCGGCAATAACCCTGGATTCACATATCTTTACTTGAGAAATCGGTTGATGGGATTGCTAACAAAGTGTATATCTGCAAGTCTCCCAGACAAGGGAATTTAGTCATTCTTGCCGCAGAACGTCATTTAGCGGTTAATCCCAATAGTTCCAATATTGCTCCCTTCCTTGTCAAGGCTGCTTGGACTTTTGCGGAGAAGATCCACAAAGATTCGATAAAATGACCTTTGAGTTGACTCCCTACTAAATCCTGATAATGCACACCTTTTTGCCGATCGCCTATTTTGAAGACCACTTCATCCCCTTTGCAGAGGCTAAGCTGTCCGTTGCGACCCATGCCCTCCATTATGGAACAGCGGCCTTTGGGGGTTTGCGCGGCATCCCTGACCCTGAAAATCCTCGCCACATTCTCCTGTTTCGCCTCGACCGCCACTGTCAGCGGCTCAGCAACAGCGCCAAGTTTTTGCACTACGACATTTCTGCGGCCAAAATTGAGCAGATCATCACGGATTTTGTTCGGAAGAATCAACCCAAGAGTTCCTTCTATATCCGACCCTTGGTCTATAGTTCCGGTTTGGGGATTGCGCCCCGCCTCCACAATATCGAAAAAGACTTTTTAGTTTATGGCCTGGAAATGGGGGATTACTTGGCCGCCGATGGGGTCAGTTGTCGTTTGAGTTC contains:
- the carB gene encoding carbamoyl-phosphate synthase large subunit — encoded protein: MPRRDDLQKILILGAGPIVIGQACEFDYSGTQACKALKEEGYEVVLINSNPASIMTDPELAHRTYIEPLIPEIVEKVIEKERPDALLPTMGGQTALNLAVTLSKSGVLEKYGVELIGAKLPAIEMAEDRDLFKQAMARIGVPVCPSGIVNNMEDARRIALEIGSYPLIIRPAFTLGGTGGGIAYNQEEYETMAQYGLEQSPVSQILVEKSLLGWKEYELEVMRDLADNVVIICSIENFDPMGVHTGDSITVAPAQTLTDKEYQRLRDYSKAIIREIGVETGGSNIQFSVNPANGDVIVIEMNPRVSRSSALASKATGFPIAKFAAKLAVGYTLNEISNDITQKTPASFEPTIDYVVTKIPRFAFEKFPGSQPILTTQMKSVGEAMAIGRTFQESFQKALRSLETGRFGFGCDRKETLPTLAQVRSHLRTPNPERVFSLHQALTLGMNVEEIHELTAIDLWFLDKLQELVETEKFLKQRSLTALTAEQMREIKQQGFSDRQIAFATKTTEDEVRAYRKSLGIVPVYKMVDTCAAEFEALTPYYYSTYEPEESEVLPSDKPKVMILGGGPNRIGQGIEFDYCCCHAAFSLSDAGYETIMVNSNPETVSTDYDTSDRLYFEPLTKEDVLNIIEAENPVGVIVQFGGQTPLKLAVPLQKYLSSPDCPVQTKIWGTSPDSIDTAEDRERFEQILHTLQINQPPNGIARSYAESRVVANRIGYPVVVRPSYVLGGRAMEIVYSDEELERYMVYAVQIEPDHPILIDKFLENAIEVDVDSITDQTGQVIIGGIMEHIEEAGIHSGDSACSIPYTSLSDNVVATIRQWTQQLAKALNVVGLMNIQYAVQGEQVYILEANPRASRTVPYVSKATGVPLAKIASLVMSGKTLAELGMTEEPQLRHVAVKEAVLPFAKFPGADTLLGPEMRSTGEVMGIDTDFGKAFAKAELGAGVDLATTGTVFVSMNDRTKAAAVPVVRDLLELGFKVVATAGTQKILAENGIEGIEVVLKLHEGRPHVLDWIKNNWIQFIINTPSGEESQLDGRTIRRAAVDYKLPIITTIAGAKATVAAIKSLQTHPLEVKALQDYL
- the cobW gene encoding cobalamin biosynthesis protein CobW, with the translated sequence MTKIPVTVITGFLGAGKTTLVRHLLQNNQGRRIAVLVNEFGDVGIDGELLKSCQVCDDETESVNPSSQIIELTNGCLCCTVQEEFYPVMQALLQRREELDCIVIETSGLALPKPLVQAFRWPDIRQYATVDGVITVVDGQALAQGQLVGDLAALLQQRQADPNLDHETPLEELFEDQLACADLVLLTKTDQLQAPQRQTVEKWLKQELRPGVKIIPCQQGVINPDILLGFQAAVEDNLSERPSHHDHEEDHDHDDEIQSTQFVSDQAYDPQGLIAHLQQLVQQQEIYRIKGFVSVPSKPMRLVIQGVGANLDSFYDRRWQPGETRQTQLVFIGKNLDVQTIQANLAQIATKQSA
- a CDS encoding HEAT repeat domain-containing protein, with protein sequence MTDVSAAYTVEQALTNLQQTEDPSARYYAAWWIGRFRVTDPTAIAALVAALQDETDRSPDGGYPLRRNAAKALGKLADPTVVPALIQALDCDDYYVREAAVRALGELQDSQAIPALLNLLAGGVEAAQLVPGKPHLAQPYEAILEALGTLQAKEAVPQLEPFLDHFAPKVQYAAARALYQLTLAPTYAERLIQALQGPDLQLRRSAMMDLGATGYLAGALAIAQTFAENSLKLIALRDLWMAHQQRTPQPDALTPETEEILALMDGLL
- a CDS encoding prohibitin family protein, producing MMRKSSAESWQPIVGGILAALLVLIALNAFVIINPGQAGVLSILGKAQDGALLEGLHYKPPFVSSVDIYDVTVQKFEVPAQSSTKDLQDLSASFAINFRLDPTQVVNIRRTQGSLQNIVAKIIAPQTQESFKIAAARRTVEEAITKRSELKEDFDMALDSRLEKYGIIVLDTSVVDLNFSPEFARAVEEKQIAEQRAQRAVYVAQEAEQQAQADVNRAKGKAEAQRLLAETLKAQGGELVLQKEAIEAWREGGAQMPNVLVLGGDKNQGAIPFLFNLNNPTAS
- a CDS encoding septal ring lytic transglycosylase RlpA family protein — translated: MRLFLVAILLTLSLPVSVSAQTATFYGPSFAGKRMANGRPYNPNHYVAAHPRYPLGTRLRVTHQRTGRSVIVTVTDRCACSLDLSSAAFRRIANKNHGRIPVRITRL
- a CDS encoding plasmid replication protein, CyRepA1 family — translated: MDYLQEWQASCVDDQLIHLNVTSLQGNEASEHLLYADTLPRRNDGRVSQSILNRYEHTVAGGWWCSGIDLLSGERDLWGCFKPNSPRIHQEKGKVIKYEHPPQAPTGLFALRVPLHLWQRIAERAGLSILAEDLDPEQEDGGFWQWLMQNPQIPLCITEGAKKAGSLLTAGLAAIALPGVHSGYRTPKDALGRRIGKSHLIPALQKLAVPQRPIYIVFDQDPKPKTIQQVHLAVRRLGYLFQQNQCLVKVMTWNPVWGKGIDDLIAQQGLTILEQVYDQALSLEVWQAKSFNRLTYGPSLALTARYLPDLPLPASANLIAVKSPKGTGKSQWLSRVVGQAMAEHRPVLLIGHRIRLVQELCQRFNLDYVTDVKDGPQGTIYGYGLCIDSLHPQSQAQFNPKRWADSLIIIDEVEQVLWHALNGDTCRSHRVAILKSLKQLLQTALSGDGRLIVADADLSDVSLDYLTALAGIPLDPYLICNDWQPDSTEAWPVYHYGENDPRRLVKHLVQHIRDGGRPFVCLSAQKLTSAWGTRNLEAYLQRQFPQVKILRLDAESLSDPSHPAYNAVSQLNDLLPQYDVVLASPAIETGVSIDLKGHFTAVWAIAQGVQTATSVCQALGRIRENIPRYLWVASYGFNQVGNGSTSIPALLTSGQRLTDLNIRLLQQADLADLDDLDTGFQAESLLCWARMAVRVNAAMIHYRDSVLALLQQEGHQLLGYPPPPQSQGAKEDNDSSNQEPLPGSQQLAEAIQAVREQNYQAECEAIATAPLLSVEDFEALKKRLIKSPNERHALRRYELQQRYGVPVTPELVQKDDQGWYQRIRLHYFLTLGRPYLADRDTKIARTLIDQGHGSLFLPDFNGSQLGAKIGTLDVLGLPILLANPQRELCALDADLQRLAEIALRNRQDIKTVMGIGLAKNAGPITILRRFLDCIGYGLAPLKRKRFNQKSVRVYRLVPPQDGRETVLQQWLERDRQLPGSSEGWLEDFWLRLQSPVPTMTTLPYVQLSLALTDHSPDDSAPLPNQEKMG